One Salmo salar chromosome ssa01, Ssal_v3.1, whole genome shotgun sequence DNA window includes the following coding sequences:
- the LOC106562616 gene encoding probable DNA polymerase, translated as MNIQRNTFFMILSLIHNQGFICLFLYLTLTFKGDKWSAEGPNCALLFLKHFRKPQYRNFTFIAHNSRAYDSYLLLHPLIQQGVAPSVIAQGSKILCFVDPAFNQRYIDSLSFLPMRLAQMPEALGFENSVKGFFPHFFTSEGNLHYIGSYPRPEMYGCDQMSPKERERFMTWYETVCHSTFDFHKEMESYCDNDVVILREGCLRFREEVIKDAGIDPWSCTTIASACMKTYRTHFLPTASIAIPSPDNYRCQFKSYSSGSIQWLEYLTQDKDIFIQHALNRGEKAFGAYHVDGYTQIDGVETVF; from the coding sequence ATGAACAttcagagaaatacgttttttatgATTTTGAGTCTAATCCACAATCAGGGGTTCATTTGCCTATTTTTGTATCTCACCCTGACTTTCAAGGGTGATAAGTGGTCAGCAGAGGGACCCAATTGTGCACTCCTCTTTCTAAAACACTTCAGAAAACCCCAGTACAGAAACTTCACGTTTATAGCGCACAATTCTAGAGCATATGATTCATACCTTCTTTTGCACCCTCTGATACAGCAAGGCGTTGCACCCAGTGTCATAGCTCAAGGTAGTAAAATCTTGTGTTTTGTAGACCCCGCTTTCAACCAAAGATACATTGACAGTTTAAGCTTCTTACCCATGAGATTGGCTCAAATGCCTGAGGCCTTGGGTTTTGAGAACTCTGTGAAAGGTTTTTTCCCCCATTTTTTTACATCTGAGGGGAATCTACATTATATTGGCTCTTATCCGAGACCCGAAATGTACGGGTGTGATCAAATGTCtcccaaagagcgagagagattcatgACATGGTACGAGACAGTATGTCACAGCACTTTTGATTTCCACAAAGAGATGGAGTCATACTGTGACAACGATGTAGTTATACTTCGTGAAGGATGCCTCAGATTCAGAGAAGAGGTAATCAAAGATGCAGGCATTGACCCCTGGAGTTGTACAACTATTGCATCGGCATGCATGAAAACCTATCGTACACACTTTCTACCTACAGCATCTATAGCTATCCCCTCGCCTGACAACTACCGATGCCAATTCAAGTCATACTCTAGTGGCTCCATTCAGTGGTTGGAGTACTTGACCCAGGATAAAGACATTTTTATTCAACATGCTTTGAATAGGGGTGAGAAGGCATTTGGGGCTTATCATGTAGATGGATACACACAGATTGACGGTGTTGAGACCGTGTTTTGA